The Plasmodium falciparum 3D7 genome assembly, chromosome: 5 DNA window tacaaaaattatttttttcgcTTTGATGTGCTCCAAATAGTTGTTTCTatcctttttcatttttgtcaTTATTTCCTTTTGAGTATTTATTACAACATCAGCTATctaacatattaaaaaaaaaaaataaaataaaataaaaataagtaaataaatactcacatataatataacataactCTTTTAGTTTTTATAATgttacatataatttttgttcaGCATCTAAAAAGgctttcataaaaaaatttattttcccCATTTGATCATCATCTTTTTTCTAAGAATGAATTATTTatgaaacatatattttttacattttattcTATTTAATGTATGTACATTTTTGCTTTAATAAAAAGTCAACATGCATATGTTAttctcatatattttttttttttttttattattattttttttttttttttttttttttacatctGTGCTGTTAATTAGGTTACTTTGATtctcttcttcttttttatgttccatttttatcatcaattTTGTAGAGTTGTCTTGCTGTTTACTAGAgctatttaattttttaagtttttcctttaaaatattattttcattatataattttattaaataattattattcttttgtCCTGCTTCGGTCGTACTATTATCATTCTTATGAATATCTTTTCtagttattttatattttaatgattgtataattttcatattatctaaattgtcatttttatatttctgaATTTCTTCTCCTAGTTCTTctaatgttttatttttcttttgtatatCATTTTGTAGATTTAATagaattttatctttttcttgaatttcatttttgtatatatcgTTTTGTCTTAGAAGTTTGTCTATCACATCATTTGGTTCTTCGCACattaaaatgttattattcttattattgttattattattgttattattgttattattgttgttattattattgttattattattgttattattattattatcatccttatcattgttttcatttttattattttttctatttttactTGTATTCTTTATACTATTCTGCACCCTTGTAACCATCATTGTTCTaccttttaaatatatttttgtgtcTATCATTTTACATAAATTTAAGTAgtatatacttttatataattcattatcATATGTTTGTTCGTTTATAAAAATGGTAAAATACGTTCTCGAGTTTTCAAATATAAGTCGAACGAATAATTCAAACATATGCGTATGGAAAATAATATcctttttatgatatatcatatgattcttttttttttctttttcatctaatatattatttttattcatgtAATTATCACTTGCATAATTATACTTTCTTTCTTCTCTTTTCTTAACCATATTAACATAGAAATTCATATTCCTTAGTttaacttttttatattttgttcccTTCCATTTTTCTCTTTTGCAATTTTTCAatgatttttcttttatatgctttataaaagatatcattttcttttttaaatttaaaccCTCTTGACAAGCCttagaattattaaaaggaaataaaaatgttgtaTAATCATTAATACATTTTAGATACTTTAAAATTCTCTTGTGGAATAAAAATAGTAAGCAtttctcattattattattattaaatatattatctttatatatattacaaaaaggGAAATTAATTAAGTAGACAAAAACTTTTTTCTTCTCATTTGTTAAAAtcatatattgaaaaataaagcatatattaaatatatctcttttatataatatattattattaatatatttaataaatttttttattatcctttttataCTATTTCTTAAATTATCCTTTGTTCTTATTTTCTCCTTAGATGGTAAATTATTACAACATTGGGGATATCTCAGATTTTTATAATCAAACgtttttttgataaaacaTCGATGGCAAAACGTGACCTTGTTATatcttcttattttttttgttatttgctttttctttccttttattttattcttccCTCCTAAGTCGATAATTCGTTCATTTATGTATAACCAGGAagatagatatatttttataactacaaaaaaaaaaaaaaataaaataaaaaaaaaaaaaaaaaataaaaaaaaaaaaaaaaataaaaaaaaaaaaataataataataataaatagataataaataattcataCTATCTACcaaaatataacaaacacccaaatttttatatacatatatacatttcgttttaattacatttatatcccattttcattatataatcatatatatcaaatattaaacctttttttcttctcaTACACTCATCTATATATAcactatttttatattccttaTAAGACGTATCAGTAAAATATTGATATTTCTTATGAACCTCGCATGTTTTCTTTATTCTTTTGtcttctttaaaaaaattgcaTTTTTCAACGACTAATCCATTTTCTCTCTTATCTAAAAATTGTACATATACCATCTTCATTAATAgcatcatataataataatatttttttattactaaGTATACCACATGTATTaatgttttataatttcaaTATGTTACATTTGTTGTAGTATTTTGTAAACATGAAACCATAGAAGAAGACATTCTTTTCCTGCTTGTTCGTGTCTACCCCTTCAAGaatgtgtacatatatatatatatatatatatatatatatatatatatatatgtatgtatgaatatatgtatatattcatatatacctgtatttattatagtactatttctaaattttttaatatttttcccAATAGCTTGCAACAAGATTTTATAACTTGATTTAGGGAAtccatcttttttattaaaagataaattgTTATTACTAAGATGAACATTGTCATTATCTACTTTATgcacatttttaaaattatttttattatatatcatttcatcatatattaaatttttaatttttttttcctttttcttttttttaatctttttcttggttttatttaaaatgtaatgtactttccattttttttttatcatataagtTTTATTCTTACAGtcatataaaacatattttataataatctttttattaaatttatttattgtaggtataagttttttttgtatacCTTTTTTGGCTTTTACATCTCTCTcctttttacaaatatataaaaagatatttattttatgatccatctttatatatatatatatgtgtgaatGTTAAGTATACTTctttataacaaataaaataaaaaaataatataatttaaaaaaaaaaaaaaaaagattctatataatattaaaaaaaaaatatgcacATATTATCTACATCAATTcatattacatatttcaGAAAAAAACCTTTTCTGTTCCTCGTTATAAAAACTCTTAAACGCggatatatcatttttcttttcctccataatttgttttacacaaatattttttttgtataaggaaaatataaatttataaaaatcttGTGCATCAAAAGTATTCATAAGCTTTaaacttttcttttttaaacattcaaaaaaatgtaaatgttcaaaattatatttataaaatatataacacagggaagataataaatgagcatcatttatattatccatattatataatattttaggaTACATAATTTCACACACTTTACTATTCATTATAtctaaattataaaaactctttaaaatattattcatgtcttttatatttaactCGTATAAAATATTAGGTATGAAGTTCATCATCTTTTCAAAAAATTCGTTatagttatttttttttaacctcTTGCTTAATATATTCAGCAGAACAACAAAAGAGGTCCCCCTCATTTGaggaattttattttctatgcATTTCACGCTTGCAACATATACaccttaaaaaataaaaaaaaataaaataaaataaaaaaaataaaataaaaaaaataataatggtacataaattatatgaacacatacacacacacacacatatatatatatatatatatttatatatttatataatatcaatttatgtacttattttttttacctgTATCCTTGTTATACAAATGGAAGGATTGGAGAATCAAAGCAAAATCAGAGGCATCTAATAAATGCAGATTTTTTTTAACCCTAATACTATATATTTGCCAGAAGGATAACTTTTTTGTCAATGGTGAAGTTACCTTCTCACATGTAGTAAGAATATCCTTCccataaatatttacattattattaatattattatcattattaatattattatcattattaatattattgtcactataaatattattatcattattaatattattatcattataaatattattaacattttcattattattcatcatatcatcttcattttcttcatctaagatatttttttcttccaatTGATATTTCCTCTTCCTTTCTATtccttcatattttttacatgaaTAATTCCTTTGGTCTCTATTAattttatcttcatttttcataCCACGAATGAGTTCTATGGCTGTACTTCTTAATTTATTCACATCgccaaataataatacattttcatacttatgatttattttttttaaaacaaacTTTTTATACTTATAAATACTGTCACTACTACCACTATAATTGGGCATACATAATCTCCTCCCAACACCCCctccatattttttacaatttaaaaatatcatatttataaaatcttCAAAAGGgtgaaattataataaaaaatatgtggcatatatatatacatatatataatattataaatatgaaattatatacTTCATTTCTCAATATCTAATCAAATAGAACTATTTCCTATCTCATCATGGTATGTTgtcatattcatatataatatgaattcaATATTCTATCTTTTCTtacacaaaaaatatttacatatatatgtatatatatatatataaattctttgaacattcaaaaattttataagctaccaaaaaaaaaaaaaaaaaaaaaaaaaaaaaaaagaaattacaaatcaaatatattacaataatatattaaaaataatcaatAATTCAAacattatttctttttcattggAACATATATTCctattatgaataaaaataaatatataaatataatatattatatattattatacatattacatATTGTATGCATTCATCATATATAGGAAGctacattttttctttataaaagtaattcatttttgtacattttaatataatattatttattatatatatatagaaggaacctataatatattcaaagaaataataataaaataaaacctatatatatatatatatatatataatataaataatatttttttttcgcctttaaacaaattataaattaaaaaaagattgAAGGAAATTTTAAGATACTCATACTTTTagtccaaaaaaaaaaaaaaagaaaaaaaaaaaaaaaaactaaaacaatatatatattatatatattatattataataaaaatttttgtaATCTTTTTCagatataaaattaagaactatcatttaaaaaacaaGTTGTATtcctataaatatatataatatatatatatatatatatatatatatatttttttttttttttttttttttttttttttttttttcttatttaatatttatttatgtcgAGAAAATGTTTGTGTTAACGGAAAAATGAGAAATTGCAAAATGAACAACGATCcatatttaattttgaaTGTTGAAAAAAATTGTGATATAGAGACTGTAAAGAAACAATTTAAGAAACTAGCTGTTATATATCATCCAGATAAATTAAAACacaatttaataaaagaaaaatcagATGAGAAAAATACCATAGATTTTGTTACCTTAATATGGGCATATGAAgaaattttgaaaaatatacaaaatcaAAATAACAATACATGTATATCTCAAACATATGAAAATGCTTTAAGTATTCATAGAAAAGatttagaatatataaaagaagaaaatacgTTTATCTATTTTT harbors:
- a CDS encoding DnaJ protein, putative, which encodes MNNDPYLILNVEKNCDIETVKKQFKKLAVIYHPDKLKHNLIKEKSDEKNTIDFVTLIWAYEEILKNIQNQNNNTCISQTYENALSIHRKDLEYIKEENTFIYFCRCGDFFIFNENLCYEYYVIYVCQSCSSSIYLIP